A stretch of the Pseudobacteriovorax antillogorgiicola genome encodes the following:
- a CDS encoding Ppx/GppA phosphatase family protein: protein MGTNSFHLLVARADQKGYLHVLDAHKESVRLGEALSEHGALPKAKLDEAVAALKRMKDIANKHQPVFRVMATQATRAAKNYQEILERIDRDVGLKVEIIDGLEEARLTYLGMQYCHESTSDVTLGLDIGGGSTEVVIGKGERILFMTSLKLGALTSTKRFFQMKDPSPAQIKNLKDYILTRLAPLGQDAKTYKITRAFATSGTAKAIGRLHHLETQGEALDQANGYKFLSEELGAVEQRLCDLASPTEIKSYYEIDSRRAEIILAGTLIFSKVTEIFGVPDWTVSTYGIREGIILDTYGRLNIQLNAESANQQWKSMESFAQRLHLDLDFANQLRGFSLEIFDQCLAAFPKSQLPSKIVQYRPLLEAAAYLNESGKFINFVSYHKHSYYLISQANLLGFSQEEKHVVALINRFARKKMASEQKADEYPYLKGKIDIVNFLSACIRVAKGINRSRSHKITETKINWAKGKASLELGYKKGSNVDAEIQALRKEEKSIARGWGVDVELKFSPRKAPKA, encoded by the coding sequence ATGGGCACTAACTCCTTTCACCTTCTCGTGGCTCGGGCCGACCAAAAAGGCTATCTTCACGTGCTGGATGCTCACAAAGAGTCTGTCCGGCTTGGTGAGGCATTGAGTGAACACGGAGCCTTGCCGAAAGCCAAGCTCGATGAAGCGGTGGCAGCTCTCAAAAGAATGAAAGACATCGCCAACAAACACCAGCCTGTATTTCGTGTCATGGCGACCCAGGCGACGCGTGCTGCCAAAAATTACCAGGAGATTCTTGAAAGAATCGATCGAGACGTCGGTCTTAAAGTAGAAATCATCGATGGCCTAGAAGAAGCCCGCCTTACCTATCTGGGGATGCAGTACTGCCACGAGTCCACGTCAGACGTCACCTTAGGGCTCGATATCGGCGGTGGCTCAACCGAGGTTGTCATCGGCAAGGGTGAGAGGATCCTGTTTATGACCTCTCTCAAGCTTGGAGCCTTGACGAGCACCAAACGCTTTTTTCAAATGAAAGATCCCAGCCCAGCGCAGATCAAGAACCTAAAAGACTACATCCTGACACGACTTGCACCTTTAGGACAGGACGCCAAGACCTATAAGATCACCCGTGCCTTCGCCACATCTGGAACGGCCAAAGCAATTGGTCGCCTTCATCATTTAGAGACACAAGGCGAAGCACTTGATCAAGCCAATGGCTACAAGTTTCTATCTGAAGAGCTAGGTGCTGTAGAGCAGCGCCTATGTGATCTCGCCAGCCCCACTGAAATTAAGTCCTACTACGAGATAGATTCCCGTCGGGCCGAAATAATTTTGGCTGGAACCTTGATATTTTCTAAGGTAACAGAGATCTTCGGCGTTCCTGACTGGACAGTGTCCACCTATGGCATCCGCGAAGGGATAATACTAGACACATACGGCCGCCTAAACATTCAGCTCAATGCCGAATCGGCCAACCAGCAATGGAAAAGCATGGAGAGCTTCGCTCAACGTTTACATTTAGACCTCGATTTTGCCAACCAGCTTAGAGGTTTTTCCCTTGAGATTTTTGATCAGTGCCTTGCCGCATTTCCCAAATCTCAACTACCTAGCAAGATCGTCCAATATCGGCCACTTCTCGAAGCAGCTGCGTATCTTAACGAGTCAGGCAAGTTTATAAATTTTGTTTCTTACCACAAGCACAGCTACTACTTGATTTCTCAGGCCAACCTTTTAGGTTTTTCTCAGGAAGAAAAGCATGTGGTAGCCTTAATCAATCGCTTTGCTCGTAAGAAGATGGCCAGTGAGCAAAAGGCTGACGAATACCCTTACCTCAAGGGTAAGATCGATATTGTTAATTTTCTCAGCGCATGCATTCGCGTCGCGAAAGGCATCAACCGCAGCCGATCCCACAAGATCACCGAAACCAAGATTAACTGGGCCAAGGGCAAGGCTTCTCTGGAACTCGGCTACAAAAAAGGCAGCAACGTGGATGCCGAAATTCAGGCACTACGTAAAGAAGAAAAATCGATTGCCCGTGGGTGGGGTGTTGATGTTGAGCTAAAGTTTAGCCCGAGAAAGGCTCCCAAGGCTTGA
- the holA gene encoding DNA polymerase III subunit delta: protein MKKNNLTYKHFIEALKEASKADSPKLLAVHGPSNYLKIKVEEWFTKQAAGRPVEKRGFDGLIKADYEDMLFQDSIFDPESYYVVRDVDKKGELTQALRGTKSQDSIRNHVLLLAKGKSFNPSLNKELQRLQVKTIPCFEPNPYEMSTFTVSLAKKFQLKIAPPTAKLVIDAVGTDLFKLENELRKLSLIFAEEPGEISVDHLKPYLEVLREEHAFKIDQCIMSGHAAQGQALLHNLLKRGESHLAILGILTHHCRKALLIKQLAKEGKQVKEMSQALGLPFGVVKNFIPYARRSSAAKFKSALFQCQEADMIFKSSRIQSELILSDILATLAQD from the coding sequence TTGAAGAAAAATAATCTCACCTATAAGCACTTTATCGAGGCCCTCAAGGAAGCGTCGAAAGCCGATAGCCCTAAGTTATTGGCAGTTCATGGGCCCTCAAACTACCTTAAGATTAAGGTAGAGGAATGGTTCACCAAACAAGCCGCAGGACGACCAGTAGAGAAACGTGGTTTTGATGGCCTAATAAAGGCTGACTACGAAGACATGCTATTTCAGGACTCCATCTTCGACCCAGAGTCATACTATGTCGTTCGCGATGTAGACAAGAAAGGGGAGCTAACGCAGGCCCTAAGGGGAACAAAAAGCCAAGATAGTATTCGTAACCATGTACTTCTGCTAGCTAAAGGGAAGTCGTTCAATCCTAGCCTTAATAAGGAGCTCCAGCGACTGCAAGTAAAGACAATCCCGTGCTTTGAGCCAAACCCTTATGAGATGTCGACGTTTACCGTTTCATTGGCGAAAAAGTTTCAGCTTAAAATCGCTCCCCCTACCGCCAAGCTTGTTATCGATGCCGTGGGCACCGACCTTTTCAAGCTAGAGAATGAGCTGCGTAAACTGAGCCTTATTTTTGCAGAAGAACCGGGGGAAATATCAGTCGATCATCTCAAGCCCTATTTGGAAGTTCTTCGCGAGGAACACGCCTTTAAAATTGATCAGTGCATCATGAGTGGTCACGCCGCTCAAGGCCAAGCTCTGCTTCACAACCTTCTAAAACGTGGCGAAAGTCATTTGGCTATTCTAGGGATTCTCACGCATCACTGTCGCAAGGCCCTGCTAATCAAGCAACTCGCAAAGGAGGGCAAGCAAGTTAAGGAAATGAGCCAAGCACTAGGCTTACCTTTTGGGGTTGTCAAAAACTTCATCCCCTACGCAAGGCGATCTTCGGCAGCCAAATTTAAGTCTGCTTTATTCCAGTGCCAAGAAGCTGATATGATATTCAAGTCATCGCGTATCCAAAGCGAGCTTATTTTAAGCGATATCTTGGCCACCCTAGCCCAGGACTAA
- a CDS encoding DNA gyrase inhibitor YacG, protein MNIKCPCCKNMTIYSPENLFRPFCSKRCQTMDTAAWAEEEYRIPTQELAMPSETDDDSWLLS, encoded by the coding sequence ATGAATATTAAATGTCCATGCTGCAAGAATATGACTATTTATAGCCCTGAAAATCTATTCCGCCCCTTTTGCTCCAAGCGTTGTCAAACTATGGATACTGCGGCTTGGGCTGAGGAAGAGTATCGGATTCCCACGCAAGAGCTAGCAATGCCTAGTGAAACTGATGACGATAGCTGGCTTCTTTCCTAG
- a CDS encoding FAD-dependent oxidoreductase, with the protein MDHYDVIVIGGGIVGASTSYFLSQKGYRVLVLSQEDSATRRCMGAVQADMADLITRVEHARGQPVAEELLGFVARGFQELEQFCRPKGFVEAKGDLLFLSTDPYEQQELEKVCQVMEKVYPGTKASLIDSRFGGRYSLRIPKASMILNQTGLLQALLESVTRLVRHVTLVEERSDAIYLETDEGELSAEMVIGGAHLANQGLLGLPEGALVPYADQWQELQSPCEISEIEPGSTLFWKYKHFQLCLLDGCRIRISGARFLRKNAGIGDLEASYSEAVASELTKQAQSTLGVENLQKIHDQEMLGCRPCDELPLIGPIFGRQRSLLATGFMGQGLALGFAAGRSLADIVDQGKAPKLPRILWPERLRSLGEQ; encoded by the coding sequence ATGGATCATTATGACGTAATTGTTATTGGTGGAGGCATTGTTGGAGCCTCTACGTCTTACTTCTTATCACAAAAGGGATATCGCGTCCTAGTCCTATCCCAAGAAGACTCAGCAACAAGGAGATGCATGGGGGCTGTCCAGGCAGATATGGCTGACTTGATTACACGGGTCGAACATGCTCGGGGACAGCCTGTAGCTGAGGAACTCTTGGGATTTGTGGCTAGGGGATTTCAAGAGTTGGAGCAGTTCTGTAGGCCAAAAGGTTTTGTAGAAGCTAAGGGTGACCTGCTGTTTCTGTCAACGGATCCGTATGAGCAACAAGAGCTTGAGAAGGTGTGTCAGGTTATGGAGAAGGTCTATCCAGGGACCAAAGCCAGTCTGATCGATAGCCGCTTTGGTGGGCGTTACAGTCTTAGGATTCCAAAGGCTAGTATGATCTTGAATCAAACGGGGCTTTTGCAAGCCCTCCTTGAAAGTGTGACAAGATTGGTAAGGCATGTCACCCTAGTCGAGGAGAGAAGTGACGCTATCTACCTCGAAACAGATGAAGGTGAACTCTCGGCTGAAATGGTTATTGGTGGCGCACACCTTGCCAATCAAGGCTTGCTGGGTTTGCCAGAAGGAGCCTTGGTGCCATATGCGGATCAGTGGCAGGAACTGCAAAGCCCTTGCGAAATCTCTGAGATTGAACCAGGATCGACTCTGTTTTGGAAGTACAAGCACTTCCAGCTATGCTTGCTTGACGGCTGCCGAATCAGAATTTCTGGGGCACGATTCCTCAGGAAAAATGCAGGGATTGGCGACTTGGAAGCTAGCTATTCAGAGGCAGTCGCGAGCGAGTTGACGAAGCAGGCACAGAGCACGTTAGGTGTCGAAAATCTGCAAAAAATACACGATCAAGAGATGCTAGGTTGCCGGCCATGCGACGAATTGCCATTGATAGGCCCAATTTTCGGCAGGCAGAGAAGCCTGCTCGCGACAGGCTTCATGGGCCAAGGTCTAGCCCTTGGCTTCGCAGCAGGGCGATCTCTGGCAGATATAGTGGATCAGGGGAAGGCTCCCAAGCTACCGCGAATTCTTTGGCCTGAAAGGCTACGATCACTGGGAGAACAATGA